A region from the Medicago truncatula cultivar Jemalong A17 chromosome 6, MtrunA17r5.0-ANR, whole genome shotgun sequence genome encodes:
- the LOC120575880 gene encoding disease resistance protein RPV1 has protein sequence MAIQSPSSSSSFSFGFTYQVFLSFRGTDTRHGFTGNLYKALTDKGIHTFIDDNDLQRGDEITPSLVKAIDESRIFIPIFSANYASSSFCLNELVHIIHCYKTKGRLVLPVFLGVEPTNVRHQTGSYGEALDEHEKRFQNDKSNMERLQRWKVALSQASNLSGYHFCPGYQYEFIGKIVKDISNKINRDILHVAKYPVGLQSRVQQVKLLLDKESNEKVNMIGLYGTGGLGKSTLAKAIYNFIADQFEGLCFLHDVKENSAKNNLKHLQEKLLLKATGLEINLDHVSEGIPIIKERLCRKKILLILDDVDRLEQLEALAGGLDWFGCGSRVIITTRDKHLLTCHGIESTHAVEGLYGEEALELLKLMAFKNGNVPSSYNDILIRALTYASGLPLAIVTIGSNLFGRSVEDWKRTLDEYDKIPNKEIQRILRVSYDALEEKDQSVFLDIACCFNGCKWTEVKQILHARYGHCVKHHVGVLAEKSLIDHWEYDDDVTLHHAEGLDGKYRIYKDDVRVTLHDLIEDMAKEVVRQESPKNPGERSRLWFYDDIVQVLKENMGSRNIEMIYLNCHSTENVIEWDGNAFKKMTNLKILIIENGHFSEGPNYLPSSLRCWKWEEYPSKSLSCFSNKKFENLKVLILDRCQYLTDISNVSNLPNLEEFSFQDCKNLITIHNSIGHLNKLEIIRATGCCKLESFPPLLLPSLKELELSYCESLKSFPELLCKMTNIKDIFLFFHTSIEELPFSFQNLSELHVLQIYHVRMLRFPKHNDKMYSIVFSNVTELTLLNCNLSDECLQTVLKWCANVKNLNLSSNKFKTLPECLSECHRLWNLNVECCWCLEDIRGIPPNLNYFSALRCKSLSSSSRRMLLNQKLYEAGDTNFRFPNGTEGIPDWFEHQIKGDTISFWFRKKIPSITSILLFPRSMQIPRINLFFNGYRLEDINFLLCGSGMMFNLDSEHAFLFDLKLEEQIKFELEMDKAPLKNEWIHVKLIVGKFSCTMVDDFREDEIQILRSVQMGIHVLKEKSNTEENVIFTNPYRKYSNTSLSQFEPSLKKQRLGEVGVSETEILHQQHLAALLSGMKNLVLTETKEK, from the exons ATGGCTATACAATCaccttcctcttcctcttcattTTCCTTTGGATTCACTTACCAAGTGTTCCTTAGTTTTAGGGGCACTGACACTCGGCACGGTTTTACCGGCAATCTCTACAAGGCTCTTACTGACAAGGGAATCCATACCTTCATTGATGACAATGATCTTCAAAGAGGAGACGAAATCACACCATCACTCGTCAAGGCCATTGACGAATCTCGGATTTTTATTCCCATATTTTCTGCCAACTATGcatcttcttcattttgtttgaaCGAACTTGTCCACATCATTCATTGCTATAAGACAAAGGGTCGCCTCGTTTTGCCTGTTTTCTTGGGTGTGGAACCTACTAATGTGCGACATCAGACAGGTAGTTATGGTGAAGCATTGGATGAGCATGAAAAAAGGTTTCAAAATGATAAGAGTAACATGGAGAGGTTGCAGCGATGGAAAGTGGCTCTGAGCCAAGCTTCTAACTTGTCCGGCTACCATTTTTGTCCTGG ATATCAATACGAATTTATTGGGAAGATAGTCAAAGACATCTCCAACAAGATCAATCGTGATATTTTACATGTAGCCAAATACCCTGTTGGATTACAATCCCGAGTACAACAGGTAAAACTGCTTCTCGATAAGGAATCTAATGAAAAGGTTAACATGATAGGACTTTATGGTACTGGAGGCTTGGGAAAATCAACACTTGCAAAAGCAATTTATAATTTCATTGCTGATCAATTTGAAGGTTTATGTTTTCTTCACGATGTGAAAGAGAATTCAGCTAAAAATAACTTGAAACATCTCCAAGAGAAGCTCCTTTTAAAAGCAACTGGGTTGGAAATTAACTTAGACCATGTTAGTGAGGGAATTCCAATCATTAAGGAAAGGCTGTGTAGAAAGAAGATTCTTTTGATTCTTGACGATGTTGACAGACTTGAGCAGCTAGAGGCTTTGGCTGGAGGACTTGATTGGTTCGGTTGTGGAAGCCGAGTAATCATTACCACTCGAGACAAACACTTACTAACCTGTCATGGGATAGAAAGTACGCATGCAGTTGAAGGGCTATATGGGGAAGAAGCTCTTGAATTGTTAAAGTTGATGGCTTTTAAAAATGGCAATGTTCCTTCCAGTTATAATGACATTTTAATTCGTGCACTTACTTATGCTTCTGGCCTTCCATTAGCTATAGTAACAATAGGCTCGAACTTGTTTGGAAGGAGCGTAGAAGATTGGAAGCGTACATTGGATGAGTATGACAAGATTCCGAATAAAGAGATCCAAAGGATACTTAGAGTAAGTTATGATGCTTTGGAGGAAAAGGATCAAAGTGTCTTTCTAGACATTGCTTGTTGCTTCAATGGGTGTAAATGGACAGAggtcaaacaaatacttcatgCTCGTTATGGCCATTGCGTAAAACATCATGTTGGAGTGTTGGCTGAAAAATCTCTCATAGACCATTGGGAATATGACGATGATGTGACATTACATCATGCTGAAGGGTTGGATGGAAAATATCGCATATACAAAGATGATGTTCGTGTGACATTACACGACTTGATAGAGGACATGGCTAAAGAAGTCGTCCGTCAAGAATCACCCAAGAATCCTGGAGAACGCAGCAGGTTGTGGTTTTACGACGATATAGTTCaagttttaaaagaaaatatg GGAAGTAGGAACattgaaatgatatatttgaatTGTCACTCAACGGAAAACGTAATAGAGTGGGATGGAAATGCCTTCAAGAAAATGACAAATCTCAAAATACTTATCATTGAAAATGGTCATTTTTCTGAAGGTCCTAACTATCTTCCAAGTAGTTTGAGATGTTGGAAATGGGAAGAGTATCCTTCGAAGTCTCTATCATGTTTTTCGAACAAG AAGTTCGAGAATCTGAAAGTCTTGATATTGGACCGTTGTCAATATTTAACCGATATATCCAATGTCTCAAATCTTCCAAATTTAGAAGAGTTTTCGTTTCAAGATTGTAAAAATttaatcacaattcacaattctATTGGGCACTTGAATAAACTTGAAATCATAAGAGCAACCGGTTGCTGCAAGCTCGAGAGTTTTCCACCCTTACTGCTGCCCTCTCTTAAGGAATTGGAACTCTCTTATTGTGAGAGTCTCAAGAGTTTTCCAGAGTTGTTATGCAAGATgacaaatataaaagatatttttttattttttcatacttCCATAGAAGAATTGCCATTTTCGTTTCAAAATCTCAGTGAACTTCATGTCTTACAAATATATCATGTTAGAATGCTGAGGTTCCCAAAACATAATGATAAAATGTATTCTATAGTGTTTTCAAATGTGACAGAACTTACTCTCTTGAACTGCAACCTCTCAGATGAATGTCTCCAAACAGTTCTCAAGTGGTGTGCTAATGTGAAAAATCTAAACTTATCGAGTAACAAGTTCAAAACTCTTCCTGAGTGCCTTAGTGAGTGTCACCGACTTTGGAACCTAAATGTTGAGTGCTGCTGGTGTCTTGAGGATATTAGAGGGATTCCACCAAATCTAAATTACTTTTCTGCATTGAGATGCAAATCATTGAGTTCCTCAAGTAGAAGAATGTTATTGAATCAG AAACTATATGAGGCTGGAGACACCAATTTTCGCTTCCCAAACGGAACAGAGGGGATCCCAGATTGGTTTGAGCACCAAATCAAGGGAGACACAATTTCTTTCTGGTTTCGTAAAAAGATCCCTTCTATAACTTCGATTCTACTTTTTCCGAGATCTATGCAGATTCCAAGaatcaatttgtttttcaatGGCTATAGATTGGAAGATATTAATTTCTTACTGTGTGGTTCTGGCATGATGTTCAATTTGGACTCGGAACATGCATTTTTGTTTGATCTGAAATTGGAAGAACAGATTAAATTCGAGTTGGAAATGGACAAAGCACCTCTAAAAAATGAATGGATTCATGTAAAGCTGATTGTGGGTAAGTTTAGTTGCACGATGgtggatgattttagagaggatgAGATTCAAATATTAAGGAGTGTACAAATGGGAATCCACgtgttgaaggaaaaaagcAACACGGAGGAGAATGTGATATTCACCAATCCTTATAGAAAATATAGCAATACTTCTTTATCACAATTTGAGCCTTCTCTGAAAAAGCAAAGATTGGGTGAAGTTGGAGTTTCAGAGACAGAAATTTTGCATCAGCAACATTTAGCAGCTTTATTGTCAGGAATGAAGAACTTGGTGCTTactgaaacaaaagaaaagtaa